The stretch of DNA GGCGGAGCTGGGGCAAGGAATTCCAGGTCTATACCGGACTCAACGTGGACTCCACCCAGCGGCTGCTCGAGGCGTGCGTGGGCAAGCCCATCGAACGCCTGGTCTACGCCTCGAGTTCGTCGGTGTACGGAGACGACGCGCCCATCCCGATGGTCGAGACCGCGCTGCCCCAGCCGGTCTCGCCGTACGGCGTGACCAAGCTCGCCGCCGAACAACTGTGCCACCTCTACCACGTCAACTACGGCGTGCCCACGGTGTCGCTGCGCTATTTCACCGTCTACGGGCCGCGGCAACGGCCCGACATGGGGTTCAACCGCTTCTTTTCGGCCATCCTTGCGGACCGGCCGCTCGTCCAGTTCGGTGACGGCCTGCAGACCCGGGACTTTACGTTCGTGGCCGACGCGGTCACCGCGACGGCGGCGGCGGCAGTCCGCGGAGTGCCCGGGCGCGTCTACAATATTGGCGGAGGCGCGCGCGTCTCCCTGCGGGAGGTCTTCGACCTGCTGGCCCGCGTCTCCGGCCGAAAGGTCACGATCGATCAACAGGGCCCACAGAAGGGCGATATGCGCGACACCTACGCCGACACGACGAGGGCCCGTGAAGACATGGCCTTCGCGCCGTCGGTGACGCTCGAAGAAGGTCTTCGGGCCATGTGGCGCTGGATGGAAGCGACGAAAGCATGAGCGGGATTCGATTCGTGACGGTGCTGGCCCTGGCGGCCGCACTTGTGAGTGGATGTGCGGCGAAGACGGCGACGTTGCCGCCGGGCACCGCCGACGCCGATAAGTTCCTGTTCGACCGCGGCACCGAGGCGGCGAAGGACCGGAAGTGGCTGAACGCGCGGGAGTACTTCCGCAACCTGGTGGACAACTATCCGCAGAGCCCGTATCGCCCCGACGCCAAGCTGGCGCTGGGCGACACCTACATCGGCGAGCACACCACCGAGTCGCAGCTGCTGGGGGCCAACGAGTTCCGCGAGTTCCTCACCTTTTACCCGACGCACCAGCGGGCCGATTACGCCCAACTGCAACTGGCGCGGTCGTTCACAGAACAGATGCTGGCGCCCGAGCGCGATCAGTCGGCGACGAGGGACGCGATCAAGGAGATCGAGATCTTCCTGCAGCGCTTCCCGAACAGCGCCCTCATGCCTGAGGCGCGCAAGCTCGAGCGTCAGGCCAGGGACCGGTTGAGCGAGGCCGGCTACCGGGTCGGGTTCTTCTATTTCCGCCTGAAGTACTACCCGGGCGCCATCGATCGGTTCCAGGAAGTGCTCAAGACCGACCCGGCCTTCACCAACCGCGACGCCGTGTATTACCATCTGGCGGAATCACTGTACCGAACCGAAAAGAAAGCCGAAGCGCTCCCCTACTACGAACGCTTGCTTCGCGAATTCGAGAAGAGCGAGTTTCTCGAAGTGACGCAGAAACGCGTCGCGGAGCTCAAGGGCGGGTCACCCGCCGGAAAGTAGGTTTGTCATGCGCGTCAGCGTCGTGTTTACCGCCGTATCCCTCATGGCCGCGGCTCCGGTGTGGGCCCAGCCGAAGGCCATCGCCCCCCGGACCACGCTTCCCGCCCACGTGATGTGCGCGGATGTGCTCGTTCCGGCCCTGCCC from Vicinamibacterales bacterium encodes:
- a CDS encoding NAD-dependent epimerase/dehydratase family protein translates to MRALVTGGAGFIGSTLSERLLEQGATVRAIDAFTDFYPRPLKERNLENLRGRAGYELVEGDLRELDLNAMLDGITHVFHLAAQAGVRRSWGKEFQVYTGLNVDSTQRLLEACVGKPIERLVYASSSSVYGDDAPIPMVETALPQPVSPYGVTKLAAEQLCHLYHVNYGVPTVSLRYFTVYGPRQRPDMGFNRFFSAILADRPLVQFGDGLQTRDFTFVADAVTATAAAAVRGVPGRVYNIGGGARVSLREVFDLLARVSGRKVTIDQQGPQKGDMRDTYADTTRAREDMAFAPSVTLEEGLRAMWRWMEATKA
- the bamD gene encoding outer membrane protein assembly factor BamD — protein: MSGIRFVTVLALAAALVSGCAAKTATLPPGTADADKFLFDRGTEAAKDRKWLNAREYFRNLVDNYPQSPYRPDAKLALGDTYIGEHTTESQLLGANEFREFLTFYPTHQRADYAQLQLARSFTEQMLAPERDQSATRDAIKEIEIFLQRFPNSALMPEARKLERQARDRLSEAGYRVGFFYFRLKYYPGAIDRFQEVLKTDPAFTNRDAVYYHLAESLYRTEKKAEALPYYERLLREFEKSEFLEVTQKRVAELKGGSPAGK